DNA sequence from the Bacteroidales bacterium genome:
ATGGACAGGGTTTTTTATCGTGCTGGTTGTATTGTCGCCAAAGTTCCAATTCCACCCCACAATAGATGCAATAGGATTAAAGCTTTGATCTACAAAATTAACAGGCTGCTTCTGACATGCCAGCGCTGCAGTAAAATTGGCTGTTGGTAAAGTATAAACCTGGACTGCTTTCTTCAATGTATCAACGCAGTTCAAGTCATTTTTCGCTATAAGAGTAATAATATAAGTACTATCATTTGAATAAAAATGTGGTGAGGGATGTTGAATGGAATCGACAGTTCCATCTCCGAAATCCCACCACCAACTTATGATAGGACTTCCCTGAGTAGGAGTAGAGAAATTCAAAATATCCACTGTATCACCAAAGCATACATTATTCGCCAAGAAATTAAGCTTAGGTAAACTATCTACCCTTACTAATCGCGTAATCTGATGATGACATCCATTAGTATCCCTCACTGTTAGCGTAGTATTAAAGACACCTGGACGTGTAAAAACGTGCTGTGGATTCTGGACTGACGCTGTATTGCCATCTCCAAAATTCCAGTTCCAGTTTATAATAGGGGCTGGCATGGGAGTAGATTGATCGAAAAAAGGCGTAGGATTTTTAAAACATACGGTGTCATACCTGAAAAATGCAACAGGTGGAACATAAACTTGAATATTTTTATAGGCAGTGTCTTTGCATCCTCTCGAAGTAGTAACTATCAATTGAATAGTGTAGGTGCCTATATCATTATAAACGTGTACAGGAGATTGGGCAAACGTATCACGCGTGTCACCAAAATTCCAATACCAAGAAGTAATGTTTCCGTTAATATTAGGTGATGCAATGGTACTACTATCATAAAAGTTGACGCCATAACCCATACAACCAGCTGAAAAGCCAAAATTTGCAACGGGTAAAGCATATACTCTAACTTGTTTAGTTTTAGTACTTCGGCAATTGTTCGAATCTACAACAGTAAAATTCACATTGTACAAACCTGTTGAATTATATACATGAGATGATGTATAAGCTGAATCAACTGTACCATCTCCATAATTCCATATCCATAAAGATAAATTAGCATCGGTTGGCTGGCTGTTATTGATAGGTTTCAAAGTATCAAATAAACACACATTATTAACTTTAAATGAATCAATGGGTAATCGCCACACTCTTACAGATTTAAAAATGGTGTCCTTACAACCTACTTGATTGGTAGTGATTAGTCGAACATTATATGTACCAGGATTGCTATATCTTTTTTTGGGGTTGGTTTGAGTTGACGTAGTAGCATCTCCAAAATTCCAAAGGTACGAAGATAGAGGTGTTCCTCCGTTGGTTACAGATAAATTAGTAAATCTTGTAGTATCTCTAAAGCAAACAGTATCGGCTCTAAAATTTGCTGAGGGGTTAATATGAACTGTCAATACTTTTTGGATAGTATCCTTACAGCCATAAATATTAGTGACAATGAGCCTATTTGTATAATTTCCAGGAGGTGAATAAAAATGTGTAGGATTAGCAAGATTGCTTACGGGGGATCCATCACCAAAATCCCATTCGTAACTTAAAACTGTATTCCAAAACCACCAACCGGATCCTGTACATGGAGTATTGCAAGCATAAGACCCTGTAGGATATGATGCCCAACAAAAATTACTACATCCAATACCGCAACAATATGAGCATGAATTAGTAAAATAATGATGTTGTAGTCCACATGGAGATCTGCTTTGATTCGTATAATTCACCATTAAACTTTCACAAGCAAGTGTGTTAGTAAAATTAGCAGTGGGTTTTGGATAGACTAAAACACTTTTATAATTTGATGTTCTGTAACAGCCTTTGCTATCAGTAACGCGAAGAGTTACTCTATACTCACCATGTGTAGGAAAAAGATGTTGAGGATTTTGCTGTGTACTAAAAGTACCATCATCGAAATTCCAATACCAAGACACCAAAGGATGATTGTCTAAACTTCTTGTTGATTGATCTGTAAAAGGAATGTATTCATATTGACATTTATTGGTATAAGTAAAGTTGGGATTAGGAAGGCGCCAAACATACACGGGCTTGGTAATAGACTTGGTACAACCATTGTTGGCAGTAACAGTTAAAGTAGCTGATTGATTACCACCAGCAGTATATGTTGTTGTCACATTGGGTCCTGAGGCCGTTGATGGTGAAGCAGAAGAGAACGTCCATTGATAAGATACTATGTTTATAATGGTATCCCTAGAAGTACTAGATAGATGGGTAAGCTGTTGCCCCTGACAAGCCGTATCAGAAACAAAATTTGGGAACATGTCTCCAATGACAATAGTTCGTTGAAA
Encoded proteins:
- a CDS encoding PKD domain-containing protein; this translates as MKKLLLIMLFPYLVSLSLYAQCPGNPGFTWNQICKTLTVQFTNTSTVQSPKQIDSLSWNFGDGSPILKGKPATVGSPSYTYLTSGTYNVTIGIKILPDNCWKYESKNVTVNPIPDAQFTFSPNNACSPVTVNFLNSSVGNGLTYQWDFGDGSPTSNAQNPSHAYNSFGSGTQNYNVRLIITDNKDCKDTSYQVVTVKQRPNIDFFDSRNWKHCAYGVIAKDTLIFQNISPGASDVASYYIQWGDGKDTTVVSFTSLTHVYTGMNNYNIQVTATGLNGCTSTWTVTLVVDQTPVAGITPPTPGSNQGCAPLTLSIGNNSTYNPATTSVTILWGDGQQTNLPLGTSPGGSYQHTYTSGNCGAPPSQHTITLRATNACNTSIATYCCVDVNIPPQAFFTHTTPTCINQPITFYNYSSRNVCASNPNSRYKWNFGDGTVIPFTLVNNSNSPQQVVTHTYTTPGTYVVRLTAYNPSPLGCDSTVFQRTIVIGDMFPNFVSDTACQGQQLTHLSSTSRDTIINIVSYQWTFSSASPSTASGPNVTTTYTAGGNQSATLTVTANNGCTKSITKPVYVWRLPNPNFTYTNKCQYEYIPFTDQSTRSLDNHPLVSWYWNFDDGTFSTQQNPQHLFPTHGEYRVTLRVTDSKGCYRTSNYKSVLVYPKPTANFTNTLACESLMVNYTNQSRSPCGLQHHYFTNSCSYCCGIGCSNFCWASYPTGSYACNTPCTGSGWWFWNTVLSYEWDFGDGSPVSNLANPTHFYSPPGNYTNRLIVTNIYGCKDTIQKVLTVHINPSANFRADTVCFRDTTRFTNLSVTNGGTPLSSYLWNFGDATTSTQTNPKKRYSNPGTYNVRLITTNQVGCKDTIFKSVRVWRLPIDSFKVNNVCLFDTLKPINNSQPTDANLSLWIWNYGDGTVDSAYTSSHVYNSTGLYNVNFTVVDSNNCRSTKTKQVRVYALPVANFGFSAGCMGYGVNFYDSSTIASPNINGNITSWYWNFGDTRDTFAQSPVHVYNDIGTYTIQLIVTTSRGCKDTAYKNIQVYVPPVAFFRYDTVCFKNPTPFFDQSTPMPAPIINWNWNFGDGNTASVQNPQHVFTRPGVFNTTLTVRDTNGCHHQITRLVRVDSLPKLNFLANNVCFGDTVDILNFSTPTQGSPIISWWWDFGDGTVDSIQHPSPHFYSNDSTYIITLIAKNDLNCVDTLKKAVQVYTLPTANFTAALACQKQPVNFVDQSFNPIASIVGWNWNFGDNTTSTIKNPVHVYPYPGDTVYQVTLIVRDNHNCRDTIQKTIKLNPKPRAGFFANVACNRDTTFFVDTSWAGGPISSWLWNFGDGVGTANVQNPTYIYPVINVPTTYNVRLIVIDNNNCKDTITKPVLVNPQPIASFFADSACYGFPNHLNDLSTSTGGAIVQRYWDFGDGVGTGSNANEVYTYSQPCLLYTS